The following are encoded in a window of Penaeus monodon isolate SGIC_2016 chromosome 9, NSTDA_Pmon_1, whole genome shotgun sequence genomic DNA:
- the LOC119576610 gene encoding cuticle protein AMP1A-like, with product MKFLILACVAAVAVAAPQYSYGVPSAESSEEVAAPQTSYGAPRAASSEEVEFVPIIKDDRVHEEDGTYNFDFEAANGISFSQAGSPDGDDDAVIKAGEYSYTAPDGTEVHVKFVADENGFQPQSDVLPVAPEFPHPIPQFVLDQIAFAAEEDAARARAGDDSDEVAAPSTLYGRPN from the exons ATGAAATTC TTGATCCTCGCCTGTGTTGCCGCTGTGGCCGTCGCCGCTCCTCAGTACAGCTATGGGGTTCCTTCTGCTGAGTCTAGCGAGGAAGTCGCTGCTCCCCAGACCAGCTATGGCGCTCCTCGTGCTGCGTCCAGTGAGGAGGTCGAGTTCGTGCCAATCATCAAGGACGACCGCGTTCACGAGGAAGACGGAACTTACAACTTCGACTTCGAAGCTGCCAATGGCATCAGCTTCTCTCAGGCTGGATCCCCCGACGGTGATGACGACGCTGTGATCAAAGCTGGAGAATACTC ATACACCGCGCCCGACGGCACTGAGGTCCATGTCAAGTTCGTGGCTGACGAAAACGGCTTCCAGCCCCAGTCCGACGTCCTCCCCGTGGCCCCCGAATTCCCTCAcccgatccctcagttcgtcctcgaccagatcgccttcgccgccgaggaggacgccgcccgcgcccgcgccGGTGATGATTCCGACGAAGTTGCCGCCCCATCCACTCTCTACGGCCGCCCCAACTAA
- the LOC119576914 gene encoding cuticle protein AMP1A-like, whose protein sequence is MKFLILACVATVAVAAPQYSYGVPSAESSEEVAAPQTSYGAPRAASSEEVEFVPILKDDRVHEEDGTYNFDFEAANGISFSQAGSPDGDDDAVIKAGEYSYTAPDGTEVHVKFVADENGFQPQSDVLPVAPAFPHPIPQFVLDQIAFAAEEDAARARAGDDSDEVAAPSTLYGRPN, encoded by the exons ATGAAATTT TTGATCCTCGCCTGTGTTGCCACTGTGGCCGTCGCCGCTCCCCAGTACAGCTATGGGGTTCCTTCTGCTGAGTCTAGCGAGGAAGTCGCTGCTCCCCAGACCAGCTATGGCGCTCCTCGTGCTGCGTCCAGTGAGGAGGTCGAGTTCGTGCCAATCCTCAAGGACGACCGCGTTCACGAGGAAGATGGAACTTACAACTTCGACTTCGAAGCTGCCAACGGCATCAGCTTCTCTCAGGCTGGATCCCCCGACGGTGATGACGACGCTGTGATCAAGGCTGGAGAATACTC ATACACCGCACCCGATGGCACTGAAGTCCATGTCAAGTTCGTGGCTGACGAAAACGGCTTCCAGCCCCAGTCCGACGTCCTCCCCGTGGCTCCCGCGTTCCCTCAcccgatccctcagttcgtcctcgaccagatcgccttcgccgccgaggaggacgccgcccgcgcccgcgccGGTGATGATTCCGACGAAGTTGCCGCCCCATCCACTCTCTACGGCCGCCCCAACTAA
- the LOC119576609 gene encoding cuticle protein AMP1A-like, with product MKFLILACVAAVAVAAPQYSYGVPSAESSEEVAAPQTSYGAPRAASSEEVEFVPILKDDRVHEEDGTYNFDFEAANGISFSQAGSPDGDDDAVIKAGEYSYTAPDGTEVHVKFVADENGFQPQSDVLPVAPAFPHPIPQFVLDQIAFAAEEDAARARAGDDSDEVAAPSTLYGRPN from the exons ATGAAATTT TTGATCCTCGCCTGTGTTGCCGCTGTGGCCGTCGCCGCTCCCCAGTACAGCTATGGGGTTCCTTCTGCTGAGTCTAGCGAGGAAGTCGCTGCTCCCCAGACCAGCTATGGCGCTCCTCGTGCTGCGTCCAGTGAGGAGGTCGAGTTCGTGCCAATCCTCAAGGACGACCGCGTTCACGAGGAAGATGGAACTTACAACTTCGACTTCGAAGCTGCCAACGGCATCAGCTTCTCTCAGGCTGGATCCCCCGACGGTGATGACGACGCTGTGATCAAGGCTGGAGAATACTC ATACACCGCACCCGACGGTACTGAAGTCCATGTCAAGTTCGTGgctgacgagaacggcttccagccccagTCCGACGTCCTCCCCGTGGCTCCCGCGTTCCCTCAcccgatccctcagttcgtcctcgaccagatcgccttcgccgccgaggaggacgccgcccgcgcccgcgccGGTGATGATTCCGACGAAGTTGCCGCCCCATCCACTCTCTACGGCCGCCCCAATTAA